A window of Cryptomeria japonica chromosome 3, Sugi_1.0, whole genome shotgun sequence contains these coding sequences:
- the LOC131874668 gene encoding putative 12-oxophytodienoate reductase 11 yields the protein MSATKPTSAPLLTPYQMGPYNLAHRVVLAPLTRQRSYNNIPQPHAILYYSQRTTRGGLLIAEATGVSDTAQGYVDTPGIWTQEQVEAWKPIVKGVHEKGGIFFCQIWHTGRVSHVDYQPNGQSTISSTSKPISGKIPLPNRKDVADFSPPRPLKTEEIPKIVADFRNAARNAIDAGFDGVEIHGAHGYLLDQFMKDSVNDRTDRYGGTLENRCRFALEVVEAVVDEIGAEHVGIRLSPFSAHSEAYDSNPEALGLYMAEALNKYNILYAHFVEPRVVNSQTTIASEKSLIPLRKAFKGTFLAAGGYDRDDGNEAISSGKADLVVYGRLFLANPDLPKRFELNAPLNKYHRETFYTSDPVVGYTDYPFLEY from the exons ATGTCTGCAACTAAGCCCACCTCAGCTCCGCTTTTAACACCCTACCAAATGGGTCCTTACAATTTGGCTCACAG agTGGTTTTGGCTCCTCTAACCAGGCAAAGATCCTACAACAACATTCCTCAACCGCATGCAATTTTATACTACTCTCAGAGAACAACCCGCGGGGGCTTGTTGATCGCAGAGGCAACAGGGGTCTCTGATACTGCTCAAGG GTATGTAGATACGCCTGGAATATGGACGCAGGAGCAGGTTGAAGCCTGGAAGCCCATTGTGAAGGGTGTGCATGAGAAAGGGGGGATTTTCTTCTGTCAAATATGGCATACCGGAAGAGTTTCTCATGTGG ATTATCAGCCTAATGGCCAATCTACAATTTCGTCCACAAGCAAGCCAATATCTGGAAAGATCCCCTTACCGAATCGAAAAGATGTGGCAGACTTCTCTCCCCCTCGGCCTTTGAAAACAGAGGAAATTCCCAAAATTGTTGCAGATTTTCGCAATGCTGCCAGAAATGCTATTGATGCAG GGTTCGACGGTGTTGAAATCCATGGGGCTCATGGGTACCTTCTCGACCAGTTCATGAAAGACAGCGTGAACGATCGAACCGATCGCTATGGAGGAACATTGGAGAATCGTTGCAGATTTGCTCTTGAAGTTGTGGAAGCAGTGGTGGATGAAATCGGAGCAGAGCATGTGGGAATTCGACTTTCTCCATTTTCTGCTCATTCAGAAGCGTATGATTCAAATCCGGAGGCGCTGGGGCTTTACATGGCGGAGGCTCTGAATAAATACAACATTTTATATGCACATTTCGTTGAGCCCAGGGTTGTTAATTCGCAGACCACAATAGCGAGTGAAAAGAGCCTTATTCCCCTCAGGAAAGCATTCAAGGGGACATTTTTGGCTGCAGGGGGGTATGATCGGGATGATGGCAACGAAGCTATTTCCAGTGGCAAAGCAGATTTAGTGGTTTATGGGCGACTGTTTTTGGCAAATCCAGATCTGCCAAAAAGATTTGAGTTGAATGCGCCTCTGAATAAATATCACAGAGAAACATTTTATACTTCCGATCCTGTCGTTGGATACACAGATTATCCATTCCTCGAATATTGA
- the LOC131066982 gene encoding putative 12-oxophytodienoate reductase 11 yields MSETKPTLAPLLTPHQIGPFNLAHRVVLAPLTRQRSYNNIPQPHAILYYSQRTTPGGLLIAEATGISDTAQGFVDSPGIWTREQVEAWKPIVKGVHEKGGIFFCQIWHTGRYSHVDYQPNGQSPVSSSSKPISGKISLPNRKDVADFSTPRPLKTEEIPNIVADFRNAARNAIDAGFDGVEIHGAHGFLPDQFMKDSVNDRTDRYGGTLENRCRFTLEIVEAVVDEIGAEHVGIRLSPFLDPHDSNPEALGVYMAEALNKYNILYAHLVEPRMDNLGGTIASEKSLIPIRKAFKGTFLAAGGYDRDDGNKAVSSGKADLVVYGRLFLANPDLPKRFELNAPLNKYDRETFYTSDPVVGYTDYPFLES; encoded by the exons ATGTCTGAAACTAAGCCCACCTTAGCGCCACTTTTAACGCCCCACCAAATAGGTCCTTTCAATTTAGCTCACAG AGTGGTTTTGGCTCCTCTGACCAGGCAAAGATCCTACAACAACATTCCTCAACCGCATGCAATTTTGTACTACTCTCAGCGAACAACCCCCGGCGGCTTGTTGATCGCTGAGGCAACGGGGATTTCTGATACTGCTCAAGG GTTTGTGGATTCGCCTGGAATATGGACACGGGAGCAGGTTGAAGCGTGGAAGCCCATTGTGAAGGGTGTGCATGAGAAGGGGGGAATTTTCTTCTGTCAAATATGGCATACCGGAAGATATTCTCATGTGG ATTATCAGCCCAATGGCCAATCTCCAGTTTCGTCCTCAAGCAAACCAATATCTGGAAAAATCTCTTTACCGAATCGAAAGGATGTGGCAGACTTCTCAACTCCTCGGCCTTTGAAAACAGAGGAAATTCCCAATATTGTCGCAGATTTTCGAAATGCTGCCAGAAATGCTATTGATGCGG GGTTTGACGGTGTTGAAATCCATGGGGCCCATGGGTTCCTTCCCGACCAGTTCATGAAGGACAGCGTAAACGATCGAACCGATCGCTATGGAGGAACATTGGAGAATCGTTGCAGATTTACACTTGAAATTGTTGAAGCAGTGGTGGATGAAATTGGAGCAGAGCATGTGGGAATTCGGCTTTCTCCCTTCCTTGATCCCCATGACTCAAATCCGGAGGCGCTGGGAGTTTACATGGCAGAGGCTCTGAATAAATACAATATTTTATATGCGCATTTAGTTGAGCCCAGGATGGATAATTTGGGGGGAACGATAGCGAGTGAAAAGAGCCTAATTCCGATCAGGAAAGCATTCAAGGGAACATTTTTGGCTGCAGGGGGTTATGATCGAGATGACGGGAACAAAGCTGTTTCCAGTGGCAAAGCAGATTTAGTGGTTTATGGGCGACTGTTTTTGGCAAATCCAGATTTGCCAAAAAGATTTGAGTTGAATGCACCACTCAATAAATATGATAGAGAAACATTTTATACTTCCGATCCTGTCGTCGGGTACACAGATTATCCATTCCTCGAATCTTAG
- the LOC131066984 gene encoding putative 12-oxophytodienoate reductase 11, which produces MSETKPTLAPLLTPYQMGPFNLAHRVVLAPLTRQRSYNNIPQPHAILYYSQRTTRGGLLIAEATGVSDTAQGLVDSPGIWTKEQVDAWKPIVKAVHDKGGIFFCQIWHMGRHSHVDYQPNGQSPVSSSSKPISGKVPLPNRKDVADFSTPRPLKTEEIPNIVADFRNAARNAIDAGFDGVEIHGAHGFLPDQFMKDSVNDRTDRYGGTLENRCRFVVEVVEAVVDEIGAEHVGIRLSPFYDPQDSNPEALGLYMAEALNKYNILYAHFVEPRLLNLERTIASDKSLIPMRKAFKGTFLAAGGYDRDDGNKAVSSGKADLVVYGRLFLANPDLPKRFELNAPLNKYDRETFYTSDPVVGYTDYLFLES; this is translated from the exons ATGTCTGAAACTAAGCCCACCTTAGCGCCACTTTTAACGCCCTACCAAATGGGTCCCTTCAATTTGGCTCACAG AGTGGTTTTGGCTCCTCTAACCAGGCAAAGATCCTACAACAACATTCCTCAACCGCATGCAATTTTGTACTACTCTCAGCGAACAACCCGCGGGGGCTTGTTGATCGCTGAGGCAACAGGGGTTTCTGATACTGCTCAGGG GCTTGTGGATTCGCCTGGAATATGGACAAAGGAGCAGGTTGATGCGTGGAAGCCCATTGTGAAGGCTGTTCATGACAAAGGGGGAATTTTCTTCTGTCAAATATGGCATATGGGAAGACATTCTCATGTAG ATTATCAGCCTAATGGCCAATCTCCAGTTTCGTCCTCGAGCAAACCAATATCTGGAAAAGTCCCTTTACCAAATCGAAAGGATGTGGCAGACTTCTCAACTCCTCGGCCTTTGAAAACAGAGGAAATTCCCAATATTGTCGCAGATTTTCGAAATGCTGCCAGAAATGCAATAGATGCGG GGTTCGACGGTGTTGAAATCCATGGGGCCCATGGGTTCCTTCCCGACCAGTTCATGAAGGACAGTGTAAACGATCGAACCGATCGCTATGGAGGAACATTGGAGAATCGTTGCAGATTTGTAGTTGAAGTTGTGGAAGCAGTGGTAGATGAAATTGGAGCAGAGCATGTGGGAATTCGGCTTTCTCCCTTTTATGATCCCCAGGACTCAAATCCGGAGGCGCTGGGACTTTACATGGCAGAGGCTCTGAATAAATACAACATTTTATATGCGCATTTTGTTGAGCCCCGGTTGCTTAATTTGGAGAGAACAATAGCGAGTGATAAGAGCCTAATTCCGATGAGGAAAGCATTCAAGGGGACATTTTTGGCTGCAGGAGGTTATGATCGAGATGATGGGAACAAAGCTGTTTCCAGTGGCAAAGCAGATTTAGTGGTTTATGGGCGACTGTTTTTGGCAAATCCAGATTTGCCAAAAAGATTTGAGTTGAACGCACCACTCAATAAATATGATAGAGAAACATTTTATACTTCCGATCCTGTCGTCGGGTACACAGATTATCTATTCCTCGAATCTTAG